A window of Chryseobacterium aquaeductus genomic DNA:
AATACCTGCGGATTTATTGATAATGCAAAGGAAGAATCTATCAATACAATTCTTGAATATGTCGAGGCAAAAAACCGTGGTGAAGTAGAAAAGGTTTTTGTTACAGGTTGTCTTTCAGAAAGATACAAGCCAGATTTGATTAAAGAAATTCCGGATGTTGACCAGTATTTTGGAACAAGAGATTTGCCTATTTTATTAAAACATTTAGGTGCAGATTATAAACATGAATTGGTAGGAGAGCGTTTAACCACTACTCCCAAACATTATGCATACCTTAAAATTTCTGAAGGCTGCGACAGACCTTGTTCGTTTTGTGCAATTCCTTTAATGAGAGGCGGTCACGTTTCAACACCGATTGAAAAATTGGTGAAGGAATCTCAGAAACTGGCAAAAGTTGGAGTTAAAGAATTAATCTTAATTGCTCAGGATTTGACCTATTATGGTTTAGATATCTATAAAAAGAGAGCTTTGGGAGAACTTTTAAAAGAATTGGTAAAAGTAGAAGGGATCGAGTGGATTCGTCTGCATTACGCATTCCCAAGCGGGTTCCCGGAAGACGTTTTAGATATTATAAGAGAAGAGCCGAAAGTTTGTAATTATATCGATATTCCGCTTCAGCATATCAATTCAGATTTGTTGAAATCTATGAAACGCGGAACGACTCATGAAAAAACCAATGCTTTATTAAATAAATTCAGAGAAAAGGTTCCGGACATGGCGATCAGAACGACATTGATTGTTGGGTATCCTGGCGAAACTGAAGAGAGATTCCAGGAACTGAAAGAATGGGTGAGAGAGCAGAAATTCGACAGATTAGGATGTTTTACCTATTCTCATGAAGAAAATACTGGTGCCTATGTTTTGGAAGACGACATTCCTCAAGAAGTGAAGGAAGCAAGAGTAGAAGAGATTATGGAATTACAATCACAGATCTCATGGGAGAAAAATCAAACTAAGATTGGTGAAGTTTACAAATGCGTTTTCGATAGAAAAGAAGGAAATTACTTTGTGGGAAGAACAGAATATGATTCACCGGATGTAGACAATACGGTTTTGGTTCCCGCAGAAAATACATACATTTCAATCGGTGATTTTGCCAATGTGAAAATCACTTCCGCAGAAGAATTTGATTTATATGGTGAACTTGTGTAAAGTACAATAAGATAAAAAATGAAAACCAATGATTCAGTCATTGGTTTTTTGTTATAAATGTTTTTCAAATACTCTTTTTTTATTTTGGCAGCTTTTCCGCCCTCCGTT
This region includes:
- the rimO gene encoding 30S ribosomal protein S12 methylthiotransferase RimO; its protein translation is MRTKSVGKKKINIVTLGCSKNVYDSEVLMSQLKANGKEVVHEDKGDIVVINTCGFIDNAKEESINTILEYVEAKNRGEVEKVFVTGCLSERYKPDLIKEIPDVDQYFGTRDLPILLKHLGADYKHELVGERLTTTPKHYAYLKISEGCDRPCSFCAIPLMRGGHVSTPIEKLVKESQKLAKVGVKELILIAQDLTYYGLDIYKKRALGELLKELVKVEGIEWIRLHYAFPSGFPEDVLDIIREEPKVCNYIDIPLQHINSDLLKSMKRGTTHEKTNALLNKFREKVPDMAIRTTLIVGYPGETEERFQELKEWVREQKFDRLGCFTYSHEENTGAYVLEDDIPQEVKEARVEEIMELQSQISWEKNQTKIGEVYKCVFDRKEGNYFVGRTEYDSPDVDNTVLVPAENTYISIGDFANVKITSAEEFDLYGELV